The Dehalococcoidia bacterium genome segment GATAAGGCGCTGATAAAGCAAAAGAAGGCAGAGATCGCTCTGTGGACCTCTGCCTTCTTTAGTTGACTTTCCTTGGTCTCTTTAAATCTACGGCTTGCCTTTCCGCACCCTTCTCTTCTCCGCGACCTTCAAACGCATCATCGAACGCTTTAATTCAGCTTCAGCCCGGGCGGCGTCGAAGTCCGGTTGGGACTTCCTGAGCGCAAGCCCTTCCTCAGCCCGCCTTTTGGCAGCTTCAGCACGGGCAATATCAATCTCCTCGGCACGCTCCGCAGCTTCGGCCAGGATGGTCACCTTATCGTTCATCAACTCCAGGAATCCACCGCTGACGAAAATTGACCTATCCTCCCCTCCCTTGCGAACGATCAATTCACCGGGCTGGAGTGTGGTCATGATCGGGGCATGCATCGGCAAAAGCGTCATCTCGCCCAGCGTGCCCGGCACCTGCACCATATCCACTTCATCGGAGTAGACCAATTTCTCAGCCGTGACGATCTCGAATTTTAGCTTGCCCATTTT includes the following:
- a CDS encoding F0F1 ATP synthase subunit epsilon translates to MGKLKFEIVTAEKLVYSDEVDMVQVPGTLGEMTLLPMHAPIMTTLQPGELIVRKGGEDRSIFVSGGFLELMNDKVTILAEAAERAEEIDIARAEAAKRRAEEGLALRKSQPDFDAARAEAELKRSMMRLKVAEKRRVRKGKP